In one window of Gemmatimonadota bacterium DNA:
- a CDS encoding oxidoreductase, whose amino-acid sequence MSLRPISARLLAAALWAASGVACSRPAATAAPITVAATAQSSGTTQLLIAVHAVDDSVVWASGARGTVIRTTDGGAHWTAMRVPGADSLQFRDVHAVDARTAWVLSIGNGAMSRIYRTDDGGTTWTRQFTNPDPNAFYDCLEFWDARRGLAIGDAIGTEMAVLRTDDGGAHWTRIAPSSLPRAQANEGSFAASGTCIAMHGSGRAWIVMNSPAASRLIRTVDFGRTWALETLPITTREGSGTQSVIFRDARHGMVLGGGYQVRQGDTLIAVTEDGGDTWVPRSAPAFKVGTWGGSWVPAARTPTAVAVGPSGSAWTRDDGRTWVAIDTLNYWSVGFSSRRTGWAVGTQGRVTRLDGW is encoded by the coding sequence ATGTCCCTCCGACCGATTTCCGCGCGACTGCTGGCCGCGGCCCTCTGGGCCGCGTCCGGCGTCGCCTGCTCCCGCCCCGCCGCCACCGCCGCGCCCATCACCGTCGCGGCGACCGCGCAGTCGAGCGGCACCACGCAGCTGCTCATCGCCGTGCACGCGGTGGACGATTCGGTCGTCTGGGCGAGCGGCGCGCGCGGCACGGTGATCCGCACGACGGACGGCGGTGCGCACTGGACCGCGATGCGCGTGCCGGGCGCCGACTCGCTCCAGTTCCGCGACGTCCACGCCGTCGATGCGCGCACCGCCTGGGTGCTGAGCATCGGCAATGGGGCAATGTCCCGCATCTATCGAACCGATGACGGCGGCACGACCTGGACGCGGCAGTTCACCAATCCCGACCCGAACGCGTTCTACGATTGCCTCGAGTTCTGGGATGCGCGCCGCGGCCTCGCGATCGGGGACGCGATCGGCACCGAGATGGCGGTGCTGCGCACCGACGACGGCGGCGCGCACTGGACGCGCATCGCGCCGTCGAGCCTGCCGCGGGCGCAGGCGAACGAGGGGAGCTTCGCGGCGAGCGGCACCTGCATCGCCATGCACGGGTCAGGGCGCGCCTGGATCGTGATGAACAGCCCGGCCGCCTCGCGACTCATCCGCACCGTGGACTTCGGACGCACCTGGGCGCTGGAGACTCTCCCCATCACCACGCGGGAAGGGAGCGGCACGCAGTCGGTCATCTTCCGCGATGCGCGCCACGGGATGGTGCTTGGCGGCGGCTACCAGGTCCGGCAGGGAGACACGCTCATCGCGGTGACGGAGGACGGCGGCGACACCTGGGTCCCGCGCAGCGCGCCGGCGTTCAAGGTCGGGACGTGGGGCGGGAGCTGGGTCCCGGCGGCTCGGACTCCGACGGCGGTGGCGGTCGGTCCGAGCGGGAGCGCGTGGACGCGCGACGACGGGCGGACGTGGGTCGCGATCGACACGCTCAACTACTGGTCGGTCGGCTTCTCCTCGCGCCGCACCGGCTGGGCGGTCGGCACGCAGGGTCGCGTCACGCGCCTCGACGGCTGGTGA
- a CDS encoding helix-turn-helix transcriptional regulator: MALKVRPSVKRAATPELLAMIAGRFRALAEPARLGILHALEHGPLTVTELVAKTGLGQGNLSKHLQQLHAAGFLSRTRRGLFVHYALADDDVLALCEIMCGRLEDDLASARDTLTSRRGA; the protein is encoded by the coding sequence ATGGCCCTCAAGGTCCGCCCTTCCGTCAAGCGCGCCGCGACCCCCGAACTCCTGGCGATGATCGCCGGCCGGTTCCGCGCCCTCGCCGAACCGGCACGACTCGGCATCCTGCACGCCCTGGAGCATGGGCCGCTCACGGTCACCGAGCTCGTCGCCAAGACGGGACTCGGGCAGGGGAACCTCTCCAAGCACCTCCAGCAGCTGCACGCCGCCGGGTTCCTCTCGCGCACGCGCCGCGGGCTGTTCGTGCACTACGCCCTCGCCGACGACGACGTGCTCGCCCTCTGCGAGATCATGTGCGGGCGGCTCGAGGACGACCTCGCCTCCGCCCGCGACACGCTCACCAGCCGTCGAGGCGCGTGA
- a CDS encoding outer membrane protein transport protein — translation MRFPSILALAALTLVTVPREARATDGHLLHGVGAVNSALGGIGIASNQSLLGSFFTNPAGLAAFDGTNLEMGFELMKPERTVSSSFGPMSGSTTSDADWTPIPAFGFSTRLDNGVVIGLAGLGIGGFGVNYAADPANPILMPRPNGFGSVYSNFQLMKISPAIAWKAGEKLSIGLAANIDWSSLAVDPMPIAAPDYDPGVDLTPGTADDRSFYPSAAAADAVFGFGFQAGLQYALTPTVALGLAYTSPQMFSDFEFTMTHANPNLPNYGTARTVAFRMDVPAIYGVGVSLRPSDRLEFGLDAKYVTYGSTKGFEEKGYDADGSVRGFGWEDIAVVAAGLQFKPSDRLTLRGGYNYSGNPIPDEQSMFNIPAPAVVQHHLTGGIGFAIANGVELNISAYKALENSIEGAMYRPTAVPGTTVKSAMSETSLLVGFTFRPAK, via the coding sequence ATGCGGTTCCCATCGATCCTGGCCCTCGCAGCCCTCACGCTCGTCACCGTGCCGCGCGAAGCGCGCGCGACCGACGGGCATCTCCTCCATGGCGTCGGCGCCGTGAACTCGGCGCTCGGCGGCATCGGCATCGCCTCCAACCAGAGCCTCCTCGGCTCCTTCTTCACCAACCCGGCCGGCCTGGCCGCGTTCGACGGCACCAACCTGGAGATGGGCTTCGAGCTCATGAAGCCCGAGCGCACCGTCTCGTCGAGCTTCGGCCCGATGAGCGGCAGCACCACGAGCGATGCGGACTGGACGCCCATCCCCGCCTTCGGCTTCAGCACGCGCCTCGACAACGGCGTCGTGATCGGGCTCGCGGGGCTCGGCATCGGCGGATTCGGCGTGAATTACGCGGCGGACCCGGCCAACCCGATCCTCATGCCGCGGCCGAACGGCTTCGGGAGCGTCTACTCGAACTTCCAGCTCATGAAGATCTCGCCGGCGATCGCGTGGAAGGCGGGCGAGAAGCTGAGCATCGGTCTCGCCGCGAACATCGACTGGTCGTCGCTCGCCGTCGATCCGATGCCGATCGCCGCGCCGGACTACGATCCGGGCGTGGACCTCACGCCGGGCACCGCCGATGACCGGTCGTTCTATCCGAGCGCGGCCGCCGCCGATGCCGTGTTCGGCTTCGGGTTCCAGGCCGGCCTGCAGTACGCGCTCACGCCCACCGTGGCGCTCGGCCTCGCCTACACGTCGCCGCAGATGTTCAGCGACTTCGAGTTCACCATGACGCACGCGAACCCGAACCTGCCGAACTACGGCACGGCGCGCACCGTCGCCTTCCGCATGGACGTGCCCGCGATCTACGGTGTGGGCGTCTCCCTGCGTCCGAGCGACCGGCTCGAGTTCGGCCTCGATGCGAAGTACGTGACGTACGGCAGCACCAAGGGCTTCGAGGAGAAGGGATACGACGCGGACGGGTCGGTGCGGGGCTTCGGCTGGGAGGACATCGCCGTCGTGGCCGCCGGCCTGCAGTTCAAGCCGAGCGACCGGCTGACGCTCCGCGGCGGATACAACTACTCGGGCAATCCCATCCCCGACGAGCAGTCGATGTTCAACATCCCGGCGCCCGCCGTCGTGCAGCACCACCTGACGGGTGGCATCGGATTCGCCATCGCCAATGGCGTCGAGCTCAACATCTCGGCCTACAAGGCGCTCGAGAACTCGATCGAGGGCGCGATGTATCGCCCGACCGCGGTGCCGGGGACGACGGTGAAGAGCGCGATGTCGGAGACGTCGCTCCTCGTCGGCTTCACCTTCCGGCCGGCGAAGTGA
- a CDS encoding YeeE/YedE family protein, which translates to MLIPILSILIGVGMGFFIQRVKASSPAMITKNLRLENLSVIKFMALTIAVGMIVTYGISTFAPQILHLDVKPTFVVGVLLGGLIFGVGFGIGGYCPGTCVVGIGEGRTDAIAAIGGGVVGALVFTLVYTTLIDPIVKMANFGKITLADVLHVNPFVMALIVGAIFLTVIKLLPTDVKKAG; encoded by the coding sequence ATGCTCATCCCCATCCTCTCCATCCTGATCGGCGTCGGCATGGGCTTCTTCATCCAGCGCGTGAAGGCCTCGAGCCCCGCGATGATCACGAAGAACCTGCGCCTCGAGAACCTCTCGGTCATCAAGTTCATGGCGCTCACGATCGCCGTGGGCATGATCGTCACGTATGGCATCTCGACCTTCGCCCCGCAGATCCTGCACCTCGACGTGAAGCCGACCTTCGTCGTCGGCGTGCTCCTCGGCGGCCTCATCTTCGGCGTGGGCTTCGGCATCGGCGGCTACTGCCCGGGCACCTGCGTCGTCGGCATCGGCGAGGGGCGCACCGATGCGATCGCGGCGATCGGTGGCGGCGTGGTCGGCGCGCTCGTCTTCACGCTCGTCTACACGACGCTCATCGATCCGATCGTGAAGATGGCGAACTTCGGGAAGATCACCCTCGCGGACGTGCTCCACGTGAACCCGTTCGTGATGGCGCTGATCGTCGGCGCGATCTTCCTCACGGTCATCAAGCTGCTGCCGACGGACGTCAAGAAGGCCGGCTGA
- a CDS encoding YeeE/YedE family protein, giving the protein MQSDAPVAIPVAPKTPWVFYGVLFGILGAISIIVWGPIGVSGTYPRFIGALFQVLDPSYAEANPYLKRMGSLFKPESFLVVGLLIGGFLGARLNREKAPKCEMAHPGETTKAKRYRDAFIGGFLIVFGARVAGGCTSGHIISGITQLSVSGFIFAIGVFATGILSAKMLSGRRAAGA; this is encoded by the coding sequence ATGCAGTCCGACGCACCAGTCGCGATCCCCGTCGCGCCCAAGACCCCCTGGGTCTTCTACGGGGTCCTCTTCGGCATCCTCGGCGCCATCTCCATCATCGTCTGGGGACCCATCGGCGTCTCAGGCACCTACCCGCGCTTCATCGGCGCGCTCTTCCAGGTGCTCGACCCGAGCTACGCCGAGGCCAATCCGTATCTCAAGCGGATGGGGTCGCTCTTCAAGCCGGAGAGCTTCCTCGTCGTGGGCCTGCTGATCGGCGGGTTCCTCGGCGCGCGGCTCAACCGCGAGAAGGCACCCAAGTGCGAGATGGCGCATCCGGGCGAGACCACCAAGGCCAAGCGCTATCGCGATGCGTTCATCGGCGGGTTCCTGATCGTCTTCGGCGCCCGCGTGGCCGGCGGCTGCACCAGCGGCCACATCATCTCCGGCATCACCCAGCTCTCGGTGAGCGGGTTCATCTTCGCCATCGGCGTCTTCGCGACCGGCATCCTGTCGGCCAAGATGCTCTCGGGCCGCCGCGCGGCAGGAGCCTGA
- a CDS encoding cytochrome c, with protein sequence MRASLLLTLLAIAACGGGTAERSATTSAVDTGRRYGIGRPASDSLVRAMDTDIGADGAELPPGKGTVAEGGVLYKAQCAMCHGQNGEGMAPAFPQLTGRPAAAEEFRFANDPKLPHTIGNYWSHATTLFDYIKRAMPHTAPGSLTDDQVYALSAYLLAVNDVIADDATLDAAALRAVKMPYADRFVPDDRRPGAAR encoded by the coding sequence ATGCGCGCTTCGCTCCTCCTCACGCTCCTCGCGATCGCGGCCTGCGGTGGCGGCACCGCGGAGCGGTCCGCGACGACGTCCGCGGTCGACACGGGCCGACGCTACGGCATCGGTCGCCCGGCATCCGATTCGCTCGTGCGGGCGATGGACACCGACATCGGCGCCGATGGCGCCGAGCTTCCTCCCGGCAAGGGCACCGTCGCCGAGGGCGGCGTCCTCTACAAGGCGCAGTGCGCCATGTGCCACGGCCAGAATGGCGAAGGGATGGCCCCGGCCTTCCCGCAGCTCACCGGGCGCCCCGCGGCGGCCGAGGAATTCCGTTTCGCCAACGACCCCAAGCTGCCGCACACGATCGGCAACTACTGGTCGCACGCGACGACACTGTTCGACTACATCAAGCGCGCGATGCCGCACACCGCGCCCGGATCGCTCACCGACGACCAGGTCTATGCGCTCTCGGCGTACCTGCTCGCGGTGAACGACGTGATCGCCGACGATGCGACGCTCGATGCGGCGGCACTGCGCGCCGTGAAGATGCCCTACGCGGACCGTTTCGTGCCGGATGATCGCCGGCCCGGCGCCGCGCGATAG
- the soxC gene encoding sulfite dehydrogenase encodes MTDSLPPEDARTAPLPLTRRDLLAGAVGTLGGAVLAGLPLTLDAQGATEAAARPVVPADATKLQGGATTPLGARSAFETPTRAPYGETTGSSLTPLQDLAGSITPSDLHFERHHAGIPALDPARHTLTIHGLVDKALTFTLDDLKRFPQVVRPYFIECSGNGRASFRDPKPEMTAQKVAGMVSTSEWTGVALSTLFRECGVKPEAKWFLAEGGDACLMTRSVPIEKAFDDAMIVWAQNGEPLRPAQGYPMRLLLPGWEGNINVKWIRRLELGTQPWMTRWETSKYTDPLPNGTARRFTFELDAKSIITTPSAPDKVTSRGWHAVSGLAWSGRGRITRVEVSADAGKNWRDAELLGRSEPKSTVRFQHMWEWNGGESVLLSRATDEAGYVQPTRRALIAERGLGTDYHFNQIVGWKVAGDGTVTFHGET; translated from the coding sequence ATGACCGACTCCCTCCCCCCAGAGGACGCGCGCACCGCGCCCCTCCCGCTCACGCGCCGCGACCTGCTCGCCGGTGCCGTGGGCACGCTCGGCGGCGCCGTGCTCGCCGGACTCCCGCTCACGCTCGACGCACAGGGCGCCACCGAGGCCGCGGCGCGCCCCGTGGTCCCCGCGGACGCGACCAAGCTGCAGGGTGGCGCAACGACGCCGCTCGGCGCACGCAGCGCCTTCGAGACGCCCACGCGCGCCCCGTACGGCGAGACCACGGGCTCCTCGCTCACGCCGTTGCAGGACCTCGCCGGCTCCATCACACCGAGCGACCTGCATTTCGAGCGGCATCACGCCGGGATCCCCGCCCTCGATCCGGCGCGGCACACGCTCACCATCCACGGACTCGTCGACAAGGCGCTGACCTTCACGCTCGACGACCTCAAGCGGTTCCCGCAGGTCGTGCGCCCCTACTTCATCGAGTGCTCGGGCAACGGCCGCGCATCGTTCCGCGATCCCAAGCCCGAGATGACCGCGCAGAAGGTCGCCGGCATGGTCAGCACCTCGGAGTGGACCGGCGTGGCGCTCTCGACGCTCTTCCGCGAGTGCGGCGTGAAGCCCGAGGCCAAGTGGTTCCTCGCCGAGGGCGGCGACGCCTGTCTCATGACGCGCTCGGTGCCGATCGAGAAGGCGTTCGATGACGCGATGATCGTGTGGGCGCAGAACGGCGAGCCGCTCCGCCCGGCGCAGGGGTACCCGATGCGCCTCCTCCTCCCCGGTTGGGAGGGGAACATCAACGTGAAGTGGATCCGTCGCCTCGAGCTCGGCACGCAGCCCTGGATGACGCGCTGGGAGACCTCGAAGTACACCGACCCGCTCCCCAACGGCACGGCGCGCCGTTTCACGTTCGAGCTCGATGCGAAGTCGATCATCACCACGCCGTCCGCCCCCGACAAGGTCACGAGCCGCGGCTGGCACGCGGTGAGCGGACTCGCCTGGAGCGGACGCGGTCGCATCACGCGCGTGGAGGTGAGTGCCGACGCCGGGAAGAACTGGCGCGACGCGGAACTCCTCGGCCGGTCGGAGCCCAAGTCGACCGTGCGCTTCCAGCACATGTGGGAGTGGAACGGCGGCGAGTCGGTGCTGCTCAGCCGGGCGACCGACGAGGCCGGCTACGTGCAGCCGACGCGGCGTGCGCTCATCGCCGAGCGCGGACTCGGCACCGACTACCATTTCAACCAGATCGTGGGTTGGAAGGTCGCCGGCGACGGCACCGTCACCTTCCACGGGGAGACCTGA
- a CDS encoding c-type cytochrome: MRARLLIVLAAVTTAACGPKAAETPVVADAKAVTFVESAWTPLREADIPNDSMGASIKRGLYLLRFSPESLPAYATGSLRCTSCHQDDGLKLTAAPLTGSHARFPKYMPRSGAVIALADRVNYCFTRSLAGNALPVESREMTDILAYLAFISKDIPVGTKIAGADGLISEPDTLAGDAARGAALYTSKTCITCHGATGAGNGPIPALWGPGSYSVGASMTRLERAASFIRHNMPQTAPGTLTAQEAFDLSAYINSQPRPDSPGKEGDWPMGGAPADVPYDTKGHKAFNPPPLLPRANPRGALVPNPPVVGRSNR; encoded by the coding sequence GTGCGCGCCCGTCTCCTCATTGTCCTCGCGGCCGTCACCACCGCCGCCTGCGGCCCCAAGGCCGCCGAGACCCCCGTCGTCGCCGACGCCAAGGCCGTCACCTTCGTGGAGTCCGCCTGGACACCGCTCCGCGAGGCCGACATCCCCAACGATTCCATGGGGGCCTCCATCAAGCGCGGGCTCTACCTGCTCCGCTTCAGCCCGGAGAGCCTGCCCGCCTACGCCACCGGCAGCCTCCGCTGCACGAGCTGCCACCAGGATGACGGCCTCAAGCTCACGGCGGCGCCGCTCACCGGCTCGCATGCGCGCTTCCCCAAGTACATGCCGCGCTCCGGTGCCGTCATCGCGCTCGCCGATCGCGTGAACTACTGCTTCACGCGCTCGCTCGCCGGCAATGCGCTCCCGGTCGAGAGCCGCGAGATGACCGACATCCTCGCGTACCTCGCGTTCATCTCGAAGGACATCCCGGTGGGCACCAAGATCGCCGGCGCCGACGGCCTCATCTCCGAACCCGACACGCTCGCCGGCGACGCGGCCCGCGGTGCGGCGCTCTACACCAGCAAGACCTGCATCACCTGCCACGGCGCGACGGGGGCCGGCAACGGTCCCATCCCCGCGCTCTGGGGCCCCGGCTCCTACTCGGTGGGCGCCTCCATGACGCGCCTCGAGCGTGCCGCGAGCTTCATCCGGCACAACATGCCGCAGACGGCGCCGGGGACGCTCACCGCGCAGGAAGCCTTCGACCTCTCGGCCTACATCAATTCGCAGCCGCGCCCCGACTCGCCCGGGAAGGAAGGCGACTGGCCGATGGGCGGCGCCCCCGCGGACGTCCCGTACGACACGAAGGGCCACAAGGCGTTCAATCCGCCGCCGCTCCTCCCGCGCGCGAATCCGCGGGGTGCACTCGTCCCGAATCCGCCTGTCGTCGGCCGCTCGAATCGGTAG
- a CDS encoding glycoside hydrolase family 3 C-terminal domain-containing protein: MSREEKFWQLFMIPGDLDSASYDYSRGIFGLQIGARPGIPARDAARAHAARVDSIQRWFRERSRLRIPIIPFDEALHGLMREGATVFPQAIGLAATFDSALVRRVHDAAARETRSRGIRMVLSPVVNLATDVRWGRTEETFGEDVHLTGVMGRQHVRAFETMGIITTPKHFIANVGEGGRDSYPIEASPRALEERLFPPFRSLVQQAGARSVMTAYNTVDGSPATQSRMLMTDVLKGAWGFPGFIISDAAATAGATVLARTEASTATATAHAFRSGLDVIFQSSYPEHRPYLRAITNGVVPDSLLDASVLRVLRQKIALGLFDDARIHPESAAYWANSAEHRTIAREAALASLVLLRNAPLAGQGPAARSGGVPATVDMRTPRTLPIEQGIRRIAVIGSDADTVRFGGYSGTGIAPVSVLDAIRERAGRETAVRFARGATRLAPTHMVVPSANLEWQDGTTTRRGLQGEYWADNAFTGAPRITRTDERVDFGWTLSSPGQGIPYDWYSVRWTGTLIAPASGLTRIGVEGNDGYRLWIDGHLVIDAWEKRSFGARLVPITLAPGSRHAIRLDYFESTGNARVKLVWDAGVPQDHAARIAEAVAIARTSDVAVIVAGIEEGEFRDRARLALPGHQEALIRAVAATGVPTTVVIIGGSAVTMSPWLEEVGAVLMAWYPGEQGGPAVASVLFGDADPSGRLPITFPMEEGQLPLTYDHKPTGRGDDYLDLTGQPLFPFGHGLTYTRFAYEDLRIDATGTGDSARVRVRARIRNVGYRAGSEVVQLYLRDVLTSVSQPLIALKGFTRVTLEPDATQEVEFVLTAEHLRLLDESMRWMVEPGLFRVMVGASSKDIRLRGEFTLP, translated from the coding sequence ATGTCGCGCGAGGAGAAGTTCTGGCAGCTCTTCATGATCCCCGGCGACCTCGACTCGGCGTCGTACGACTATTCGCGCGGGATCTTCGGGCTGCAGATCGGTGCGCGGCCGGGCATCCCGGCGCGGGACGCGGCGCGCGCGCATGCCGCACGCGTCGACTCCATCCAGCGCTGGTTCCGTGAACGGTCGCGCCTCCGGATCCCCATCATCCCGTTCGACGAGGCCCTGCACGGGCTGATGCGTGAAGGCGCCACGGTCTTCCCGCAGGCGATCGGCCTCGCCGCCACGTTCGACTCGGCGCTCGTGCGGCGCGTGCACGATGCCGCCGCGCGCGAGACGCGGAGCCGCGGCATACGCATGGTGCTCTCGCCGGTGGTGAACCTCGCGACCGACGTGCGCTGGGGGCGGACGGAGGAGACCTTCGGCGAGGATGTGCACCTCACCGGCGTGATGGGGCGCCAGCATGTGCGCGCGTTCGAGACGATGGGGATCATCACCACGCCCAAGCACTTCATCGCGAACGTCGGCGAGGGCGGGCGCGACTCGTATCCCATCGAGGCGAGTCCGCGCGCCCTCGAAGAACGGCTCTTCCCGCCCTTCCGGTCGCTCGTGCAGCAGGCGGGCGCGCGGTCCGTGATGACGGCGTACAACACGGTCGATGGGTCACCGGCGACCCAGAGTCGCATGCTCATGACCGACGTGCTCAAGGGCGCGTGGGGATTCCCGGGGTTCATCATCTCCGACGCGGCGGCGACGGCGGGGGCGACGGTCCTCGCGCGCACCGAGGCGTCCACCGCGACCGCCACGGCGCACGCCTTCCGCTCCGGCCTCGACGTGATCTTCCAGTCGTCGTATCCCGAGCATCGTCCGTATCTCCGTGCCATCACCAACGGCGTGGTCCCGGACAGCCTGCTCGACGCGTCGGTGCTGCGCGTGTTGCGGCAGAAGATCGCCCTCGGGCTCTTCGACGACGCGCGCATCCACCCCGAGTCGGCGGCGTACTGGGCCAACAGCGCCGAGCATCGGACCATCGCGCGTGAGGCGGCGCTGGCGTCGCTCGTGCTCCTGCGGAACGCGCCGCTCGCGGGGCAAGGTCCCGCAGCACGCAGCGGCGGCGTGCCCGCCACGGTCGACATGCGGACGCCGCGCACGCTCCCCATAGAGCAGGGCATCCGCCGGATCGCGGTGATCGGGTCCGACGCCGACACCGTGCGCTTCGGCGGCTACTCCGGGACCGGCATCGCGCCGGTCTCGGTGCTCGATGCGATCCGCGAACGGGCCGGGCGGGAGACCGCGGTGCGCTTCGCCCGCGGCGCGACGAGACTCGCTCCCACTCATATGGTAGTGCCGTCCGCGAATCTCGAGTGGCAGGATGGCACCACCACGCGGCGTGGGCTCCAAGGCGAGTACTGGGCCGACAACGCCTTCACCGGCGCGCCGCGCATCACCCGCACCGACGAGCGCGTCGACTTCGGGTGGACGCTCAGTTCGCCCGGACAGGGCATACCATATGATTGGTACTCGGTGCGCTGGACCGGCACCCTCATCGCGCCCGCGAGCGGGCTCACGCGGATCGGCGTGGAGGGCAACGACGGCTACCGCCTCTGGATCGATGGCCACCTGGTGATCGATGCCTGGGAGAAGCGCTCCTTCGGCGCGCGGCTCGTGCCCATCACGCTCGCACCCGGTAGCCGGCACGCCATCCGGCTCGATTACTTCGAGAGCACTGGCAATGCGCGCGTGAAGCTCGTCTGGGACGCGGGCGTACCGCAGGACCATGCGGCGCGGATCGCCGAGGCGGTCGCGATCGCGCGCACGAGCGATGTGGCGGTGATCGTCGCCGGCATCGAGGAGGGTGAGTTCCGCGATCGTGCGCGCCTCGCGCTGCCCGGTCACCAGGAGGCGCTCATCCGCGCCGTCGCGGCGACCGGCGTCCCGACGACGGTCGTGATCATCGGCGGGAGCGCGGTCACGATGTCGCCCTGGCTCGAGGAGGTGGGAGCGGTGCTCATGGCCTGGTACCCGGGCGAGCAGGGCGGACCGGCCGTCGCGAGCGTGCTCTTCGGCGACGCCGATCCGTCGGGACGCCTGCCGATCACCTTCCCGATGGAGGAAGGCCAGCTGCCGCTCACGTACGACCACAAGCCGACGGGCCGCGGCGATGACTATCTCGACCTGACCGGGCAGCCGCTCTTCCCGTTCGGGCATGGACTCACGTACACGCGCTTCGCGTACGAGGACCTGCGCATCGACGCGACCGGCACCGGCGATTCGGCGCGTGTCCGCGTGCGGGCGCGCATCCGCAACGTGGGATACCGTGCCGGCAGCGAGGTCGTGCAGCTCTACCTGCGCGACGTGCTCACGAGCGTCTCGCAGCCGCTGATCGCGCTGAAGGGATTCACGCGGGTCACGCTCGAGCCCGATGCGACGCAGGAGGTGGAGTTCGTCCTCACCGCCGAGCACCTGCGCCTGCTCGACGAGTCGATGCGCTGGATGGTCGAACCCGGCCTCTTCCGCGTCATGGTCGGTGCATCATCGAAGGACATCCGTCTCCGAGGGGAGTTCACGCTGCCATGA
- a CDS encoding alpha-L-fucosidase — translation MSIDRRDLLKSTLAAAALGLPRAARATAPRPAATGLAQSPRPRPTASQLQWQRDELAFFLHFGVNTFTDREWGDGTEDPRIFAPSALDARQWARTAKAAGFRMMILTAKHHDGFCLWPTKTTAHSVASSPWRGGQGDVVREFVDACRAEGLRAGLYLSPWDRNHPTYGDTPRYNAVYYAQLTELLTQYGRIDEVWFDGANGEGPNGKRQEYDWPRTWALVRELQPQAVMFSDAGPDVRWIGNESGVAGTTNWSTVDPRIVTRPGVSGDDVMRSLTSGDREGAVWRPGETDVSIRPGWFYHPAEDARVRTPENLVELYFSSVGRNSKLLLNVPPDRRGLLADADVAALRGMRTRLDALFARDLAAGARVTTRQEALRMRMQEHVLRAPATVGVVELAEPVADGQRVALYRLDAHDGDGWREVARGTTIGYKRLVRIAPQRVARFRLTLEDWTELPEPVSLRCYAGT, via the coding sequence ATGAGCATCGATCGTCGCGATCTGCTGAAGTCCACGCTCGCTGCCGCCGCGCTGGGCCTGCCGCGCGCCGCGCGCGCGACCGCGCCACGTCCGGCCGCGACCGGGCTCGCGCAGTCCCCGCGGCCACGGCCCACCGCGAGCCAGCTGCAGTGGCAGCGCGACGAGCTCGCGTTCTTCCTGCACTTCGGTGTGAACACCTTCACCGACCGCGAGTGGGGCGATGGCACCGAGGACCCGCGGATCTTCGCGCCGAGCGCGCTCGACGCGCGGCAGTGGGCGCGCACCGCCAAGGCCGCCGGCTTCCGGATGATGATCCTCACCGCGAAGCATCATGACGGCTTCTGCCTCTGGCCCACCAAGACCACCGCGCATTCGGTCGCGTCGAGCCCGTGGCGTGGCGGCCAGGGCGATGTGGTGCGCGAGTTCGTCGACGCCTGCCGCGCGGAGGGGCTGCGCGCGGGGCTCTATCTCTCGCCTTGGGATCGCAACCACCCCACCTACGGCGACACGCCGCGCTACAACGCGGTCTACTACGCGCAGCTCACCGAGTTGCTCACGCAGTACGGCCGCATCGACGAGGTCTGGTTCGACGGCGCGAACGGCGAAGGGCCCAACGGGAAGCGGCAGGAGTACGACTGGCCGCGCACCTGGGCGCTCGTGCGCGAGTTGCAGCCGCAGGCGGTGATGTTCTCCGACGCGGGGCCGGACGTCCGCTGGATCGGCAACGAGTCCGGTGTCGCCGGCACGACCAACTGGTCGACGGTCGATCCGCGCATCGTCACGCGTCCCGGGGTCTCCGGCGATGACGTGATGCGCTCGCTCACGTCGGGAGACCGTGAAGGCGCGGTGTGGCGCCCGGGCGAGACCGATGTCTCCATCCGTCCCGGCTGGTTCTACCATCCGGCCGAGGACGCGAGGGTGCGGACGCCGGAGAACCTGGTGGAGCTCTACTTCTCGTCGGTGGGCCGCAACTCGAAGTTGTTGCTCAACGTCCCGCCCGACCGGCGCGGGCTGCTCGCGGACGCCGATGTCGCGGCGCTGCGCGGGATGCGCACGCGACTCGATGCGCTCTTCGCGCGGGATCTCGCGGCTGGTGCGCGCGTGACGACGCGCCAGGAGGCGCTGCGGATGCGCATGCAGGAGCACGTCCTGCGCGCACCGGCGACCGTCGGCGTGGTGGAGCTCGCCGAACCGGTCGCCGACGGACAGCGCGTCGCGCTGTACCGGCTCGACGCGCACGACGGCGACGGGTGGCGCGAGGTCGCGCGCGGCACGACCATCGGGTACAAGCGTCTGGTGCGCATCGCGCCGCAGCGGGTGGCGCGGTTCCGGCTCACGCTCGAGGACTGGACCGAACTCCCCGAGCCGGTCTCGCTCCGCTGCTACGCCGGAACGTGA